From the Bacteroidota bacterium genome, one window contains:
- a CDS encoding GAF domain-containing protein has translation MSENISIPTGLPKTEVYAALLPQLHALVEGENDTIANLANIVAALKEAFGFFWIGFYFVKQENDQEVLVLGPFQGPVACTRIGFGKGVCGAAWKERKTFVVPDVDQFPGHIACSSLSRSEIVVPVFVNQKVAGVLDIDSTELSTFDQDDALALEEVAKLISKIL, from the coding sequence ATGTCAGAGAACATTAGTATTCCTACCGGATTGCCTAAGACTGAGGTCTATGCAGCTCTGCTTCCCCAGTTACATGCACTGGTGGAAGGGGAAAATGACACTATTGCGAATCTTGCCAATATTGTCGCTGCTCTCAAAGAAGCTTTTGGTTTTTTTTGGATCGGATTCTATTTTGTAAAACAGGAGAACGATCAAGAGGTTCTGGTACTTGGCCCTTTTCAGGGTCCCGTTGCCTGTACTCGTATCGGATTTGGAAAAGGTGTCTGCGGCGCTGCCTGGAAGGAAAGAAAAACGTTTGTTGTTCCCGATGTCGATCAGTTTCCTGGTCATATTGCCTGCAGCAGCCTTTCGCGTTCCGAAATTGTTGTGCCTGTTTTTGTAAATCAAAAAGTCGCGGGTGTACTGGACATCGACAGCACCGAACTTTCTACCTTTGATCAGGATGATGCGCTGGCATTGGAGGAAGTCGCGAAGCTTATTTCAAAGATCTTATGA
- a CDS encoding ComF family protein, giving the protein MFFNPVSFLHEKIDDLLWLIFPELCAACGKALMMNQRCICTHCRFHLPRTRFHLQADNPVVKHFWGKVNIEAACGYYYFSKGERVQQLIHQLKYKGRKDVGLFTGELFGYDLLNTPPYSSADIVVPVPLHPKKLRQRGYNQSDFFAEGIATAMGIKFGPHVLKKTEATETQTRKHRFERYENVNRVFAVHDVAAVAGKHVLLVDDVVTTGSTLVSCAEALLDIPGTRVSIGAMACA; this is encoded by the coding sequence ATGTTTTTTAATCCCGTCTCTTTCCTTCATGAAAAAATCGATGATTTGCTTTGGCTGATCTTCCCTGAACTTTGCGCTGCTTGCGGAAAAGCCCTGATGATGAACCAGCGCTGTATTTGCACTCATTGTCGTTTTCATTTGCCCAGAACAAGATTTCATTTGCAGGCGGATAATCCGGTGGTGAAACATTTCTGGGGGAAAGTCAATATTGAAGCGGCTTGCGGCTATTATTATTTTTCCAAAGGTGAAAGAGTGCAGCAATTGATCCATCAATTGAAGTACAAGGGGAGAAAAGATGTTGGACTTTTTACCGGTGAATTATTCGGTTATGATTTGTTGAATACACCACCTTATTCTTCAGCTGATATTGTTGTTCCCGTTCCTTTGCATCCGAAAAAACTCCGACAGCGCGGATACAACCAGAGCGATTTTTTCGCCGAAGGCATTGCCACAGCGATGGGAATAAAATTCGGTCCGCATGTTCTGAAAAAAACCGAAGCCACCGAAACCCAGACCCGCAAACACCGCTTCGAACGCTATGAAAATGTGAACCGTGTTTTTGCTGTCCATGATGTCGCAGCGGTTGCCGGGAAACATGTGCTCCTGGTCGATGATGTGGTGACAACCGGATCGACATTGGTTTCCTGCGCGGAGGCCTTGCTGGATATTCCGGGAACACGAGTGAGCATCGGCGCTATGGCTTGTGCATGA
- a CDS encoding acyltransferase, which yields MAEKDLRINNFDLLRILAAIQVVISHGFHHLHLDKTGTLFLFIEKFPGVPIFFTISGFLISASFEKNPDLRIYFTNRALRIFPGLWVCVLFSILTASIVGGVNFLNPVTLPWLLGQFSIVQFFNPDFLRGYGTGVLNGSLWTITVELQFYLLLPIMYLLIRRNPKGNNIILLLMILFFILAIVHSLLPFTERQNKFLAVTFLPHFYMFLAGMLLQRWKAYKSTYIYGKAGIWLLIFILYSYLLPDFVSKPFFGKLILAILTISLAYTIPWLSKKILHGNDLSYGTYIYHMPVINMFVEKGYTGNSAVFLYALIITLILAGISWRFVEEKFIRMKRKSLRIADF from the coding sequence ATGGCTGAAAAGGATTTACGGATCAACAATTTTGATTTACTGAGAATCCTTGCCGCGATACAAGTGGTGATCAGCCATGGATTTCATCATCTTCATCTGGATAAAACGGGAACTTTGTTTTTGTTTATCGAAAAATTTCCCGGCGTCCCGATATTCTTTACCATCAGCGGATTTCTGATCTCCGCATCCTTCGAAAAAAATCCGGATCTCCGAATCTATTTTACAAACCGTGCTTTGCGCATTTTCCCCGGACTTTGGGTTTGTGTCTTATTCTCCATACTCACTGCATCCATCGTTGGTGGAGTCAACTTCCTCAATCCTGTCACCCTTCCATGGCTGCTCGGACAGTTTAGCATAGTTCAGTTCTTTAATCCTGATTTTCTCAGAGGCTATGGAACGGGAGTGCTAAACGGAAGTTTGTGGACCATTACCGTGGAACTGCAATTTTATCTGCTGCTCCCGATCATGTATTTACTCATCCGGAGAAATCCAAAAGGAAACAATATAATTCTGTTGTTGATGATTTTGTTTTTCATCCTCGCTATTGTCCACTCTTTGCTCCCATTTACAGAAAGACAAAACAAATTTCTTGCTGTAACATTCCTGCCACATTTCTATATGTTCCTTGCAGGTATGCTGCTACAAAGATGGAAAGCATACAAGTCAACCTACATTTACGGGAAAGCGGGAATCTGGCTGCTGATTTTTATTTTGTACTCTTACCTCCTGCCGGATTTTGTTTCAAAACCTTTTTTTGGAAAACTAATCCTCGCGATACTAACGATCTCTCTGGCTTACACAATCCCGTGGCTGTCAAAGAAAATTCTTCATGGAAATGATTTGTCCTACGGAACGTATATATATCATATGCCGGTCATCAATATGTTTGTTGAAAAAGGATATACAGGAAATTCTGCTGTGTTTCTGTATGCACTCATCATCACACTGATCCTGGCAGGGATCTCCTGGCGATTTGTGGAGGAGAAATTTATACGGATGAAGAGGAAAAGCCTTAGGATTGCTGATTTTTGA
- a CDS encoding serine hydrolase → MILQKLLSFINNRFTRIIFLFFLLMTVFSGCKVGRFVWYNFSDITDYKIFPSRPLHKSAAPFHFIEAVQNENAEKRITIENYAHEKMDMKTFLEKSPTVAFLVIRNDSLLYERYYRDYEAGSPVASFSMAKSYVSALIGIAIAEGKIKSEDDPVVNYITELKGKKGWDKVTIHHLLQMASGVKFGEGYNTPFSGAASFYYGRTLRKSIARLKIEKEPMSGFDYKSVNSELLGLIIERATGKHMTEYLDEKIWQPLGMEYDGSWSIDKKDNGLEKAFCCINAKARDFAKFGRLYLNKGNWNGQQIVPADWVQKSLAINTEPGTDWYYNRQWWLASKEDGDFSAVGHLGQYIYVYPKKNLVIVRLGVSRAKEEWINILRQVAKQF, encoded by the coding sequence ATGATTCTTCAAAAACTTCTTTCTTTTATCAATAACAGGTTTACCAGAATCATTTTCCTTTTTTTTCTTTTAATGACAGTATTTTCCGGCTGTAAAGTTGGTCGGTTTGTCTGGTATAATTTTTCAGACATTACTGATTACAAGATCTTCCCGAGTCGTCCGCTTCATAAGTCAGCAGCTCCTTTTCATTTCATTGAAGCGGTTCAAAATGAAAATGCAGAGAAACGAATCACCATCGAGAATTATGCCCATGAGAAAATGGACATGAAAACATTTCTCGAGAAATCACCGACAGTAGCTTTCCTGGTGATCCGTAACGACAGTCTTTTGTATGAAAGGTATTACCGTGATTACGAAGCGGGATCTCCGGTAGCTTCATTTTCGATGGCGAAATCTTATGTTTCCGCATTGATTGGTATCGCGATCGCGGAAGGAAAAATAAAAAGCGAGGATGATCCTGTTGTCAACTATATCACGGAGCTCAAAGGAAAAAAGGGATGGGACAAAGTTACTATTCATCATTTGTTGCAAATGGCTTCGGGTGTAAAATTCGGCGAGGGCTACAATACACCGTTCAGCGGAGCGGCATCATTTTATTATGGCCGTACTTTGCGTAAAAGTATCGCCCGCCTCAAGATCGAAAAGGAACCCATGTCGGGTTTCGATTACAAAAGTGTAAATTCCGAATTGCTTGGACTGATCATCGAACGCGCGACAGGCAAACACATGACGGAATATCTCGATGAAAAAATCTGGCAGCCTCTGGGAATGGAATACGATGGCAGCTGGAGCATTGATAAAAAAGACAATGGACTGGAAAAAGCGTTTTGTTGTATCAATGCGAAAGCCCGGGACTTCGCGAAGTTTGGACGTTTGTATCTGAACAAAGGAAACTGGAACGGACAACAAATTGTTCCTGCTGATTGGGTGCAGAAAAGTCTGGCCATAAACACAGAGCCCGGAACCGATTGGTATTACAACCGTCAATGGTGGCTTGCTTCAAAAGAAGACGGCGATTTCTCCGCTGTTGGTCATCTCGGACAATACATTTATGTATACCCCAAAAAGAACCTTGTCATCGTTCGACTCGGTGTAAGCAGGGCAAAAGAAGAATGGATCAATATTCTCCGCCAGGTCGCGAAACAATTCTGA
- a CDS encoding cation-translocating P-type ATPase, with the protein MHIQEKTGLSPEEVLKSREQFGKNTLYSKKKNPLGIFYDVFKEPMMLLLIVAAFIYFFTGENEEGFLMLASIGIVAGISIYQEIRSENATNALKQMTQPLIIVIRDGEKISIPSEELVVNDLMIVSEGEHISADATIISSNDCSVNEAMLTGESLPVVKNEEDALLYAGTIVVSGLAHAKVTAVGSSTRLGKLGQSMEEIEKEKTPLQKQISLFVRRMAVIGGIAFLLVWAYNYIDSGDLVHGLLHGLTLAMAALPEEIPVALSTFMALGAYRMIRNKVLTKHPQTVESLGSATVICVDKTGTLTENKMALVEIYQPLKDSFYSLETKSPDEESHLVIEYALFASEPVPFDPMEKAIHEAFAAQQPAIKPAEFQMVHEYPLSGIHPMMTHVYKNNSGRNVIACKGAPEGIIKKSTLSAADQTKVLSKVEVMASHGYRVLAVAKATDENREWPADQEQFTWVFLGLIAFSDPPKKNSRQVIKNFHDAGIEVKMITGDFPATAKSISEQVGFHNSDQVITGSEIMSMSDEELDTTVKKVNIFSRMLPDAKLRVILALKKAGEVVAMTGDGVNDGPALKAAHIGVAMGKKGSEIARQAASLILIDDDLGNMVTAISLGRKIYANLKKAIQYIISIHIPLISVVTLPLILGWKYANIFSPIHVIFLELVMGPTCSIAFENEPMEKDAMKQKPRKMSTTFFTWKELYLSIIQGLVITLGLMTIMYFSIDKGYTEPMTRTLVFSALIFSNIFLTLTGRSKTDSLLTGLKTKNNLIPLMIGLTLVILALSLYLAPVRNLFQFVPVETSDLGWCVAVAFVSIIWVEVVKRVRNKGSLGQH; encoded by the coding sequence ATGCATATCCAGGAAAAGACAGGCTTGAGTCCGGAGGAAGTATTGAAATCCCGCGAACAATTCGGGAAGAATACGCTTTATTCCAAAAAGAAGAATCCGCTTGGGATTTTTTATGATGTATTCAAGGAGCCGATGATGCTTCTGTTGATCGTCGCGGCTTTCATATATTTTTTCACCGGAGAGAACGAAGAAGGATTTTTAATGCTTGCGTCCATTGGTATTGTAGCGGGTATTTCCATTTACCAGGAAATACGCAGTGAAAACGCTACGAATGCTCTCAAGCAAATGACACAACCATTGATCATTGTGATCCGTGACGGAGAAAAGATCTCTATTCCTTCGGAAGAACTGGTCGTCAATGATCTGATGATTGTTTCAGAAGGAGAACATATTTCCGCTGATGCTACGATTATCAGCTCGAATGATTGTTCCGTCAACGAAGCGATGCTCACCGGTGAATCATTGCCTGTTGTGAAGAATGAAGAGGACGCTTTACTCTACGCAGGAACCATTGTCGTAAGCGGACTCGCGCATGCGAAAGTAACTGCTGTTGGTTCGTCTACTCGTCTTGGCAAGCTCGGACAATCCATGGAGGAAATTGAAAAAGAAAAAACTCCATTGCAAAAACAGATCTCGTTGTTTGTACGGCGCATGGCAGTGATTGGAGGAATCGCCTTTCTGCTCGTATGGGCATACAACTATATTGATTCCGGAGATCTTGTACACGGATTACTGCACGGACTCACACTGGCTATGGCCGCATTGCCCGAGGAAATCCCTGTCGCGCTTTCAACCTTCATGGCATTGGGCGCATACAGAATGATTCGGAACAAAGTACTCACCAAACATCCGCAAACGGTAGAATCACTGGGATCCGCCACAGTCATTTGTGTAGACAAAACCGGAACACTCACTGAAAACAAAATGGCATTGGTAGAAATCTATCAGCCATTGAAAGATAGCTTTTATTCACTGGAAACAAAATCACCGGATGAAGAATCACACCTCGTTATAGAATACGCGCTCTTTGCGTCGGAACCGGTCCCTTTCGATCCGATGGAGAAAGCGATCCACGAAGCATTTGCCGCTCAGCAACCCGCCATCAAACCCGCGGAATTTCAGATGGTGCATGAATATCCTTTGTCGGGCATTCACCCGATGATGACACATGTGTACAAAAACAACAGTGGTCGAAATGTCATCGCCTGCAAAGGTGCTCCGGAAGGCATCATTAAAAAGTCAACACTATCCGCGGCTGATCAGACCAAAGTACTTTCAAAAGTAGAAGTCATGGCTTCCCATGGTTACAGGGTCCTGGCCGTCGCGAAAGCGACAGATGAAAACAGGGAATGGCCGGCGGATCAGGAGCAATTTACCTGGGTATTTCTCGGACTGATCGCCTTTAGTGACCCACCAAAGAAAAACAGCAGACAGGTAATCAAGAATTTTCACGACGCCGGAATAGAAGTAAAAATGATCACCGGTGATTTTCCTGCAACAGCAAAAAGTATTTCCGAGCAAGTTGGATTTCACAATTCCGATCAGGTCATTACAGGTTCTGAAATCATGAGTATGTCGGACGAAGAGCTTGACACGACTGTAAAAAAAGTAAACATTTTCTCCCGCATGCTTCCCGACGCGAAATTGAGAGTCATCCTTGCTCTGAAAAAAGCAGGCGAAGTTGTCGCGATGACGGGTGACGGTGTGAATGACGGTCCGGCTTTGAAAGCCGCGCACATCGGTGTTGCCATGGGAAAGAAAGGAAGTGAAATTGCGCGGCAGGCCGCTTCGCTCATCCTTATTGATGATGACCTCGGCAATATGGTCACTGCGATTTCATTGGGAAGAAAAATCTATGCAAATCTTAAAAAGGCGATTCAGTATATTATCTCAATACACATTCCATTAATTTCCGTTGTGACACTTCCATTGATCCTGGGATGGAAATACGCGAACATCTTCTCTCCTATTCATGTAATTTTTCTCGAACTGGTGATGGGCCCAACCTGCAGCATCGCATTCGAAAACGAACCGATGGAAAAAGACGCGATGAAACAAAAGCCAAGAAAGATGAGCACAACATTTTTCACCTGGAAAGAATTATACCTGAGTATTATCCAGGGTCTCGTGATAACTCTTGGCTTAATGACAATCATGTATTTTTCGATTGACAAAGGATATACCGAACCAATGACACGAACGCTGGTTTTCAGCGCGCTCATTTTCTCAAATATATTCCTGACTCTTACCGGCAGATCCAAAACGGATTCATTGTTAACCGGATTGAAAACAAAAAACAATTTGATTCCGCTTATGATTGGCCTTACTCTTGTAATTCTGGCGCTCTCATTGTATTTGGCTCCTGTCAGAAATTTATTCCAGTTTGTTCCTGTAGAAACGTCTGATCTTGGCTGGTGTGTTGCAGTTGCATTTGTTTCGATTATTTGGGTGGAAGTGGTGAAAAGGGTGAGGAACAAGGGTTCTTTGGGGCAACATTAA
- a CDS encoding tetratricopeptide repeat protein, which produces MKKIFLILILYLLSNISYSKIPDSYIDNTESVNYDKDTNCIYKNFVKKGNNCFKDGLYTKAIEYYESADAELNDGKLKQYTLYNLGISYFAIGKYKESQTTLERCKSLNFSKLLNYEAEIMLVKFGFDTLYNQWIVISKKNINFHFQDTIGFDVNEWIRNREFAFDTINSFFHAKLPKKIDYFIWTDTKAAESILELEGSFTLPTFSLTHGRLNDEWGHELTHSIYYYTGKIKCVNQLIVEGVAVYFQLSTRDYFSDFKKLTGNDYSIADIWKSPQNYNWRITYPLGANIVKMLINWKGRNKFMSLLKNQTYENAVKIYGNKLVEKINQLKSEMDNL; this is translated from the coding sequence ATGAAGAAGATTTTTTTGATCTTAATTCTATACTTACTCTCAAATATTTCCTATTCAAAAATTCCGGATTCCTATATAGATAATACCGAGTCAGTTAATTACGACAAAGACACCAACTGTATTTATAAAAATTTCGTTAAGAAAGGTAACAATTGTTTTAAAGATGGATTGTATACAAAAGCAATTGAATACTATGAATCTGCAGATGCGGAGCTTAATGATGGAAAATTAAAACAATACACGTTATATAATTTAGGGATTTCATATTTCGCTATAGGCAAATATAAAGAATCACAAACTACTTTAGAGCGATGCAAATCACTCAACTTTTCTAAGCTATTAAATTATGAGGCAGAAATTATGCTAGTGAAATTTGGTTTTGATACTCTTTATAACCAATGGATTGTGATCAGTAAAAAGAACATAAACTTTCACTTTCAAGACACAATAGGTTTTGATGTAAATGAATGGATCAGAAACAGAGAATTTGCTTTTGATACAATTAACTCCTTCTTTCACGCTAAATTACCTAAAAAGATTGATTATTTTATTTGGACAGATACAAAAGCTGCTGAAAGTATTTTAGAACTGGAAGGTTCATTTACACTTCCAACTTTCTCATTAACTCACGGCAGACTGAATGACGAATGGGGTCATGAATTGACTCATTCAATATATTACTACACAGGAAAAATAAAATGTGTCAACCAACTCATTGTTGAGGGCGTTGCAGTCTACTTCCAACTATCTACTCGTGATTATTTTTCTGATTTTAAAAAACTCACAGGAAATGATTATTCTATTGCAGACATTTGGAAATCACCTCAAAATTATAATTGGAGAATTACTTATCCATTGGGTGCAAATATTGTAAAGATGTTGATAAACTGGAAAGGTCGAAATAAATTTATGAGTCTCTTAAAAAATCAAACTTACGAGAACGCTGTTAAGATTTATGGAAATAAACTTGTTGAAAAAATAAATCAATTAAAATCAGAGATGGACAATTTGTAA
- a CDS encoding Ig-like domain-containing protein, with product MSKAFRSFLVLSVLLCLFSCAIQVAPGGGDKDVKPPVIEKMIPENYSTGFNGHDFSIRFDEFIQLKDIQTQLIVSPPLANQPETKVRKKTLFVHFDDTLREHSTYTFNFGNAILDNNEGNVLENFQYVVSTGEIIDSLQVNGKVVNSFDGKTEKGILVMLYSGADDSIPYKERPFYFGKTNDAGDFSIKNISPGSYKIFALKTAGNDYQYKAAGESIAFSDSMVEAGTRSPDLRLFTEQPKFQILRSYSEYAGKAVIVASGALDTLSMNWITDTAKLGIYALSYSKNKDSLSIWYKNLAADSLQLSTNLNNKTDTLSIRLFRFEGKQNIKNPFVFSSDISVSMIQPQDLHLPFRIQFNHPVKQVDFSKIVFQTDSQQVSPLSMSFADSIHRQLDFHTVWKEAKSYHLFIPPGTIEDIFGLKNDSLLLDFRTRELTDYGTVAIQFSGVSDGSSSILQLVDEKDQLFREALLSKDSLVQFQNLLPGSYRLKLISDGNKNGKWDPGNYLKKVQPEEVRYYPDLITVRANWDVDVKWNLSK from the coding sequence ATGAGCAAAGCATTTCGTTCATTTTTAGTTCTCAGTGTTTTGCTTTGCCTTTTTTCCTGTGCCATTCAGGTTGCTCCGGGTGGTGGTGATAAGGATGTTAAACCTCCTGTGATCGAAAAAATGATCCCTGAAAATTATTCGACGGGATTCAACGGTCATGATTTTTCAATTCGTTTTGATGAATTTATCCAGCTGAAAGATATTCAGACACAATTGATCGTTTCTCCACCTCTTGCCAATCAGCCTGAAACCAAGGTGAGAAAGAAAACATTGTTCGTCCACTTTGATGATACTTTGCGTGAACATTCTACCTATACGTTCAATTTCGGAAACGCAATTCTCGATAATAACGAAGGAAATGTTCTGGAAAATTTTCAGTATGTCGTCTCTACCGGAGAGATTATTGATTCTCTTCAGGTGAATGGAAAAGTTGTAAATTCTTTTGACGGCAAAACTGAAAAGGGAATTCTGGTGATGCTCTATTCCGGGGCCGATGATTCCATTCCCTATAAAGAACGCCCTTTCTATTTTGGAAAAACAAATGATGCCGGTGATTTTAGTATCAAAAATATTTCTCCCGGATCCTACAAAATTTTTGCTCTTAAAACTGCCGGCAACGACTACCAGTACAAAGCGGCAGGCGAGAGCATTGCCTTCAGTGATTCGATGGTTGAAGCAGGAACAAGATCTCCCGATCTTCGACTTTTCACTGAACAACCGAAATTTCAGATTCTGAGATCGTATTCTGAGTATGCAGGTAAGGCAGTGATTGTTGCCAGTGGAGCTCTGGACACCTTATCCATGAACTGGATCACGGACACCGCCAAATTGGGAATCTATGCGCTCAGCTATTCAAAGAATAAGGACTCACTCAGTATCTGGTATAAAAATCTTGCCGCGGATTCACTGCAGCTTTCAACCAATTTGAATAACAAAACAGATACACTTTCGATTCGATTGTTTCGCTTCGAAGGAAAACAGAATATCAAAAATCCTTTTGTCTTCTCTTCGGATATTTCGGTGAGCATGATCCAGCCGCAGGATTTGCATTTACCGTTCCGCATACAATTCAATCATCCGGTAAAACAGGTGGATTTTTCCAAAATAGTTTTTCAAACCGACAGCCAACAGGTAAGTCCTTTGTCCATGAGTTTTGCCGACAGTATCCATCGCCAACTGGATTTCCATACGGTTTGGAAGGAAGCAAAATCCTATCATTTGTTTATTCCTCCCGGAACAATTGAAGACATTTTCGGCCTGAAAAACGATTCGCTCCTGCTTGATTTTCGTACCCGGGAACTGACCGATTACGGAACCGTCGCCATACAGTTTAGTGGTGTGAGTGATGGCTCGTCAAGCATCTTACAACTGGTCGATGAAAAGGATCAGCTCTTCCGAGAAGCATTACTTTCGAAGGATTCTCTGGTTCAGTTCCAGAATTTGTTGCCGGGAAGCTATCGTTTAAAATTAATCAGCGACGGAAATAAAAATGGCAAATGGGATCCGGGCAATTATCTTAAAAAGGTGCAGCCGGAAGAGGTTAGATATTACCCCGACCTGATTACCGTTCGGGCCAACTGGGACGTGGATGTGAAGTGGAACCTGAGTAAATAG
- a CDS encoding T9SS type A sorting domain-containing protein encodes MRIIKTRFWVAMILGLCAFACGDVMAQQTNFSKRASLLSGLDLNSKLRNSFLETKSENEMQSEPALDVQESVGMKKVLDSDHTKSNLQQIHHLNGLSRMMNDTLIVGYLPGDTVRVSGVWANNGPIIVLQDGVLIFDHANATILGDLYVIGHGQVWADSSILFFPQQYFYQRSILVVDTAVLNIQNSTLDFGGMSHNLVAYGNAEITFNNIHHADWTTAGIYDHVNFFCDGNNLGGEYICTGNSNINFRNTNTLLVWHHLPDTAVIQHQFPSGTNVATYIFNNQVSGIQGVGYSVQLDTCTDVMWAIMPENGSDVSISNSTIRAIGLWFNRGDSVSISGLVNNSNYSNFTAPLADRNLQLQNSQLQTWSVYLFDSSEASISGCILGEVGAMGRSQITSNGFYCDGSGGYFWASENGVVFASNVSVGTSVRSEKNGIMVFGYGSVNSGGAVSIGQSLLVVVQSSLPADPVANDGSTTWYMQVDAPTATYADSVVHIPGSVWIDQGPQGSFMNFTKYGVYYQIPNAPFWTPIDTGIYNEVRHATLANWNTHGLAAGSYYIRLLSFNDLGDSIEAIRQVTLLPLILGIDESITDETISIFPNPSRGQFQINLNLEKPETFSFRLSDLSGRLTGEDLQMELHPGLQNISINTSDLSPGFYFLQIRTQKQTIVKRVQILN; translated from the coding sequence ATGAGAATTATTAAAACACGGTTTTGGGTAGCAATGATTTTAGGGTTGTGCGCTTTTGCGTGTGGTGATGTGATGGCACAGCAAACCAATTTTTCGAAACGCGCTTCATTACTTTCCGGTTTGGATTTGAATTCAAAACTTAGAAACTCATTTTTGGAGACTAAATCTGAAAATGAAATGCAATCAGAACCAGCTCTCGATGTACAGGAGTCTGTTGGAATGAAAAAAGTTTTGGACAGTGATCACACAAAAAGTAATCTGCAGCAAATTCATCACCTGAACGGATTGAGCCGGATGATGAATGACACATTGATTGTTGGGTACTTACCAGGGGATACTGTGCGTGTTTCAGGTGTGTGGGCTAATAACGGTCCGATTATCGTTTTACAGGATGGAGTTTTGATTTTTGATCATGCAAATGCTACAATTTTGGGAGATCTGTATGTGATCGGTCATGGACAAGTTTGGGCCGACTCTTCAATATTGTTTTTTCCACAGCAATATTTTTATCAACGCAGCATTCTCGTGGTGGACACAGCTGTATTGAACATTCAAAATTCTACTTTGGATTTTGGCGGAATGTCGCACAACCTGGTAGCATATGGAAATGCGGAAATTACTTTCAACAACATCCATCATGCCGATTGGACGACAGCGGGAATTTATGACCACGTGAATTTCTTTTGCGACGGAAATAATCTCGGTGGAGAATACATTTGCACCGGAAATTCCAACATCAATTTCAGAAACACAAATACATTATTGGTCTGGCATCATTTGCCGGATACAGCAGTTATTCAACATCAGTTTCCTTCCGGAACAAATGTTGCCACTTATATTTTCAATAATCAGGTGAGCGGAATTCAGGGTGTTGGCTATTCCGTTCAGCTCGACACCTGTACGGATGTAATGTGGGCCATCATGCCGGAGAATGGCTCGGATGTAAGTATTTCGAATTCGACCATCCGTGCAATTGGATTATGGTTCAATCGTGGGGATTCAGTAAGCATCTCCGGACTGGTGAACAATTCGAACTACAGCAATTTCACTGCTCCGCTTGCAGACAGAAACCTGCAGCTTCAGAATTCACAATTACAAACATGGAGTGTTTATCTTTTTGATTCTTCTGAAGCGAGCATCAGTGGTTGCATACTGGGTGAAGTCGGCGCGATGGGAAGATCTCAAATTACATCGAACGGATTTTATTGTGATGGTTCCGGAGGTTATTTCTGGGCGAGCGAAAACGGAGTTGTCTTCGCATCAAATGTTTCTGTGGGCACGAGCGTCCGTAGCGAGAAAAACGGAATCATGGTTTTTGGCTACGGCTCAGTCAACAGTGGCGGCGCGGTTTCCATCGGGCAATCATTGCTGGTCGTTGTGCAAAGCAGTTTGCCCGCGGATCCTGTTGCCAATGACGGATCAACAACCTGGTATATGCAGGTGGATGCTCCCACAGCGACCTATGCGGATAGTGTTGTACATATTCCCGGCTCTGTCTGGATTGATCAGGGTCCGCAAGGTTCTTTTATGAATTTTACGAAGTATGGAGTTTACTATCAGATCCCAAATGCACCATTCTGGACACCGATTGATACCGGTATTTACAATGAAGTGAGACATGCAACGCTTGCAAATTGGAACACACATGGTCTTGCTGCCGGTTCCTATTACATTCGCCTCTTGTCCTTCAATGATCTTGGAGATAGCATTGAAGCTATCCGTCAGGTTACTTTATTGCCATTGATCCTCGGTATTGATGAATCAATTACAGATGAAACAATCTCCATCTTCCCGAATCCTTCGCGCGGACAATTTCAAATTAATTTGAATCTGGAAAAACCGGAGACGTTTTCATTCCGACTAAGCGATTTGTCGGGACGGTTAACAGGAGAAGATTTACAAATGGAGTTGCATCCGGGACTGCAAAACATTTCAATAAATACATCGGATTTATCTCCTGGATTTTATTTTTTGCAGATAAGAACACAAAAGCAAACAATCGTAAAACGTGTTCAAATTCTAAATTAG